GAGGTTCATCAGCCGCATCTTGCCGCCTTTCAGGTGTACATCCATCTCCCGCGCCGCCGCCTCGCCGTCGCCCTTCTCCAGAGCCTGGAGAATCCGCCGGTGCTCCTGATGGAACCGGCTCATGTTGTCCGGTACCTGGAGGATGGAGAGATTGGCCAGGTAGATCCGCTCCCGGAGGTTCCGCATGAAGCTGGTGATCATCTCGTTGCCGTAGAGGGTCAGCAGATATTCGTGGAATTCCCGGTCGCTCCGGACAAAGCCCCCGGCGTCAAGGGGATCGAGAAAACCCGATTGCTCCTCCACCATACTCCGGAGCCGCTTCAGGTCCTCCGGCGCGACCTGGGAGGCCACCTCGCGGACCACGAATTCCTCCAGAGCGATCCGGAGGTCGTAGATCTCCCGGATATCGTCCACGGAAATCCGCTCCACCACGATCCCCCGGTTGGGGTAGACCCTGAGGAATCCCTCCATCTGCAACCGCTGCAGCGCCTCCCGCACCGGCGTGCGGCTCATCTTCAGCTCCCTGGCCAGGCTGCTCTCGGAGAGCTCCCCGGCGCCGGACAGC
This region of Synergistales bacterium genomic DNA includes:
- a CDS encoding GntR family transcriptional regulator: MGQSKKERAYEAIKAMILSRELSGAGELSESSLARELKMSRTPVREALQRLQMEGFLRVYPNRGIVVERISVDDIREIYDLRIALEEFVVREVASQVAPEDLKRLRSMVEEQSGFLDPLDAGGFVRSDREFHEYLLTLYGNEMITSFMRNLRERIYLANLSILQVPDNMSRFHQEHRRILQALEKGDGEAAAREMDVHLKGGKMRLMNL